The Lycium ferocissimum isolate CSIRO_LF1 chromosome 8, AGI_CSIRO_Lferr_CH_V1, whole genome shotgun sequence DNA segment tatttttcccccaaaagtacttatttttataataaGTGCTTATTATAagaaagtgaggtgtttggccaagcttttgggtaaaaataagtgcttttggggagtagcagaaacagttttttagaagctaaaaaaatagcttttgcccaGAGTGCTTCTtgaaagtacttttgagaagaatacacttagagcccgtttggattggcttatatgctgctaaaaacagcttatgagctgttttcagcttttttgtttggctggccagcatAAAgccattttatgcttaaaatgagcccaaaaaaataattgagcccgtttggcttaacttatctaaagcagcttataagctgtgctgctttttttaagcccatccaaacaggctcttagaagcactttttaaaagcatggccaaacactaattgctgcttaaaagtactttttaaattaattggccaaacacacacTGCTTTTAGCCAACAGTAcgtacttttgaaaaaaaacactttttaaaataagctgaatttagaagcttggccaaacaggctataagacATACAGATTGAAACGGAGGAATTTCTATCTCACTATCCGATAATTttttagaaccaaacatatatTTACTCTTCATTCACCTAACAAAATCTAATTTTACAAACTTTTACACATACAAATGTGTACCCCAAAGTTCCCTGTCTAGTTCTTATGTGAGCAGGAGGTTGGAGTATATGAGGAAGAACTTAATATCATACCTTTCGCTCTTTCATGTCAGCAATCTCACCGGTGTTTCCGTCTATGCCTATCCATGCATTCTCACCGTTTgcatgctatatgtatacgaaaaGAATTAGATGAAGAACACAAATATCTACTAAGGCAGCATATCCACCtcaaaaatgtaaaatttgcaCCTTTCCTTGAAGAGCGGTCATAGTACGAATCACATTCACACCACAGTTCTGAGCTAATGTTCGTGGTATAGCTTCAAAAGCAATTGCGGCAGCTTCATAAGGCCACTGCATATATGACAATGGAAGGATGAAAATTTTAGCATCCGTTTGCTCTTTTCAATTTCTACAAAGAGAATAGCACTAACTTGAAGCACACGACTTACCTTTTCTATGCCTTCAACAGATGAACTTTTCTGCTTTAACATGGCAGATACAGTTAACTCTGTGGCACCACCACCGGGGACCAGTTTAGGACACTTGATGATGTTTCTAGCGACAGACATGGCATCCTGCAAAAGCATATGGAACAGCTCAAAATAGTTTGATTTATAAAGATCCTGTTAAACCTGTGGAGTGGAGAAAATACCTGTAGATTTCTTTCTACTTCATTCAGTAGATCTTTGCTCGCACCCCTTAATAGTATAGTACATGCTTTGGGATCCTTGCAATCAACAATGAAAGTAAAGAATTCATCCCCGATTTTTTTCACCTCAAACAGACCAGCACCAGTACCAACATCAGATTCTTGCAACTCATCAGGTCTATTAACAATAACTGCCCCACATGCCTTGGCAATTCTGTTATTGTCTGTCTTCCTTAGCCTTCTGATTGCACTGACACCAGCCTTGCTCAGATAATGGCATGCCAGATCGCTAAGCCCCTTTTCAGTAATAACCACGTCTGGTTTGAACTTGAGTATCTGTGCACACATGTTCTCAATGTACTCTTCTTCCATTTTCAAGAGGACAGTCCAATCCTCCTCTCTAAGGAGCTCTGCATTGGTTTGGTTCTCGCCTTTCTTGTACTCTAAAGGACTATCAAGAAGAATGATGCGAGGGTTTACGATCTTTCTCCTCATTTTGCCAGGGGCAACTATGTCTTTGTTCATCATTACTCCTTTAAGCACCACAGAGTCTTCCAACTGCCCACCGGGAATCTTCTCAACCTTGATGTACTTCTTGATGTCCACCTCGCGCAACCCTTGGCCGAGTTCCACGCCAACCATTCGTGTGGCATCAATTGACAAATCCTGAGATAATAAAGATCAGATGATCAACATTAAATACATGACCTGTTCAATCCTATTGCAGTAAAGGACTTCTTGAAGGGAAGACTTCTTCAATCAGAAATCCGACTATCTCTCATCAATATATTAATCAACTATGACCAGTGAAAACTTGATCTATTGGTTATCAAACCAATGTGGAGGTGCTGGAACCAAGAGATCTGAGGTTCAATTTCCATCACATTATGTCCCTCCATAAAATATGTATACACAAAATACGTCAACTATGTCTCAGTTCCAAAAATATCTCAATCAAATCACCAAAAGTAACTTCTAAAATCATTATAATAGCACGCTATGGAGAGGAAAACaaacaatatatctatataacTATAAGAAACATTAGTAGTCAGCTAGTCTTTTTGTTTGAATAAGTTAGTACTCAGCCAgtattaatgataaaaaaattAGCAGTCAACTAGTCATGCATGTGTttcttcttgatcttcaaaCAATTAATTCTTTAATGTGGGGTAAAAGAACTCAGCATAACTATGATATTAATAGTCAAGGAGTCATATATGCATGTCTTCCTCCTTGATGTTCAACCCATGGTTTCTTTTCATGTAGGGAAATATAACTCGAGAAAGATATCTACGGTTGTAGGTTGTAGTACATACATACCTTCAACAAGAAGCTTTCTATACAAAATTAAGAAACAATACTaagcccgtttggccataagaattattcactttattccggaaatttttttcactttttcccggaatcagcgtttggccatgagaattccgaatacaacttcaagttgtattccaGAATAcctaaaactcaaaaaacttgtttttcaaaaaaaaattcacttttttacaactacatttcaccaaaagcTACAATTTCacaaaactatggccaaacacaactccaactccaaaattccaaaaaacagtgaaattttttttggtatctatgaATAAACGGGGCCTAAgttaaacaaatatttttttagcatTTGCAAGGCTTTAGTTGATTGAAGAAAACTGAGAGCACACTACTGCATTGTTTCATTGCTAGGAAATAGTGCAGAACTAagctttcttgatttttttttttttttagatggtAACAGTATACTTCCTCTCTTGAATTGCAACGATAAACTTTATGAAAGAAAATCCCTAGGTCAGCAGAAAAGAGACTTTCTTCCAAAGATAGTCAGAGATATATGGAAACAGCTGTAAAACAAGTATATATGGACATTTCGCTCCAAATACCTACCTACCTCCAGATGAAAGTTTTtcaattcatttcttcataACCTTTTTTCTGGGCTGGGGGGTTGGGGTATAAGAAATAAATTACTATTACTTACTGCAATTAAATCCCCAAATTGACTAGTAAATTTTGTGCCGATGCAACTCTTCACCAGCCCCAACATTGTTTCACCTGCCACAGTTAGCAATTATTTTGAGTAATAATGCATATTACAgaacatttagaaaacttaTATATGAGCTACAATGCATAAAATCTACTCCTGGAAAATATCAGCACGAAGAATTTTAACTTGCAAAAGAGCAGGAAACAACGAGAAAATCAAAATCCAAGATAAGGAGGATTAAGTTAAACGAACCGCACAAAAGGCTGATCTTAAAAGTCCCCAGAAATTTGATCATCCAACATAAAAGTAAAGCTTGTCCGGAGATGAGATTATCATACTCCAGTGCTCTTTAATTAGTAAGTGTGTAACTTCCACATACTCAATTCAATGTTAGTAACAAAAAGCTATTTCAAGAATTTATTTGAATAATGTTGTTTCTCTCCTTACGGTCCCATTTCTAGACCTAGCAATCCCAGCATCCATACCAAATCAAGTTCTCTTTGGCACTAAAAAGACATAGCAAATTCaactaatttcttttttccgTCCTGAAACCCAAAAGCAGCTCATCATGGggcaaaaatgagaaattacAGAAGATCTAGAAAAGACATCCAAAAAATTTAGCAGTCTTGTATTTATCTAATCCATTTGGGTATGGAACTACTACAATATAGAAGTATTCACAGTGAAGTTATGAAAATATAAGGAAATGTAAGAAGCAATGGGAACTTACGATTTTCAATGTCAATTGTCATTGCAATTTTGTCAAGCACAGCAATAGCATCCTCGAGAGCTTTAGCATAAGCTGGTCACAAGAGTAAATGTATTAATCTCAGAGAACTTGGGCTGAAGGATATAAAACCTTAAGGATCATCTGTTACCTCGACATATTACAGTAGGATGATACTTTTTGTCAATAAAAGCTTCCGCAACATGGAGCATCTCACCAGCTTCAAGAATATAGATAACATAATCAATATTGTAAAAAGAGTAGGCAGCTGCCACCATAGATATTTTTGATACACTTCCCACCATGTGCCAGAATTTAACTCTGTTTTATTAATTCAAAATTAATTCacgaaaaaataattttaaaataaattaatggtCCAATTTTCTTCTCCCATTGCCTTGAATGCTCTTCTGTTTCTCTCACGCCAAGTAGGGCCGTTATTATCTGGTTTAAACTGCAATTACAGCTTGTACTATTCCAGTTCAGTCAATCGGGCTAATTGTTTACAGAACATGCACTGCTTGAGGCTTTAGAAAAGAGTTTTAGAAGAGAACATACTGATGTACTTCGTCGAATTTCCCATCAGGTTGTTTGGCAGATCTAGAAAGAAAGCAAAGGAAGAAACTCTGTAGTGAATTCTCCCAGAACACCTCTTTCAAAGTGGGCAGTGCCAATCATATCAAGTTTTGGAAAGAGAAATAGTTAGAGGGACCATCCTAACAATGACCTTCCAAGCCTTTACCAGTTAGCCGATGATCAAGACTCCGGCATCTCTCAGAATTGGCAAGACAACTCTTGGGAGGTTCATTTCAGGAGGAACATTCAGGATTGTGAACTACCAAATCTGCTGAATCTACATGCTATATTGAAGGGCTATTCAGTCAGGGAAGATAGAGGGGGAGCCTTTGGAGCAACGGTGAAGTTGTCTCTGTGTGACCTATTTCTCTGTGTGACCTATATGTCACAGGCTCTAGCTGTGGAAGCAAGTTACTCTCCCTTGTGCTCCCGCAATGAGAGTACTGGATGGCCTTGGAAGCATATCTAGAAAACAAAACTACCTACAAAGATCATAAACTCCAAAGATGGTCTCTCAACTGTAGGAGCAAGTTACTCTCCCTTGTGCTCCCGCAATGAGGGTACTGCTAGATGGCCTTGGAAGCATATCTAGAAAACAAAACTACCTACAAAGATCATTTGTTTCGGCTGGATAGCCTTAAAACTGAAGTTTGATTAACCCAGAATAACCTTAGCAGAAGAAACATCCAGATTGTCAATAGATATTTCATGTGCCTACAGCAGCACCGCCTCCCCTCCTCCTACACTGTCCAGTTGTTACAGATAGGAGCTGCGTAAAATGTTTGCTATCGATCTGAATGAATCTGGTGGCTTATCTATAAAGAATTTAGGCAAACTGAAACTTAAGATTGCTGAAACCACCAATTGTACAACCCCTCAAACAATTAACAGTTGGATAATATGAATCAATTGATTAGGCTTTACATAAATAACCGTTAGATAcctaacaaatatttttttttgataatgaaCAGTTAGATACCCCATATAAAGAGGTGAGTGTGTAATGAGTTGCATGACAATGATTTAACTGATAAAACCAACCACCTAAATGACAGAGTTAATAGAGCCATACCAAGGACAATGACTGATGTTGTTCCATCTCCTACCTCTTCGTCTTGGGTGCGGCTTAGTTCAATCATTGACTGCAGCAGCAGAAAGATGTAACCAATATGAAAGCTTAAACAAGAAAGCAAGCACGCAACAACGTGACCACAAACATATTCCTTAGTAGGCATGTAATAAAAGATTAAGacaaccaaaacaaaaatcCATGAACCAAAcaacgaacacacacacactcataCGTGTAGAGGTCGGCAGGTGGAGAgggacagagagagagagagagagagataaagcATATACCTTTGCTGCAGGGTGAGCAAGATCTAGCTCACGGAGAATTGCATTTCCATCATTGGTTACTACAATTCCTGTAATTattcaataatattcatgtcTCACACCAAAATTACCAAGTAAGAGGACATGCCCATGACATGTGTACAAATTTTTTACCTCCAGAAGCATCGAGGAGCATTTTTAACATGGATCGTGGACCCAAAGTAGTGCGGATAATGTCAGCAACAGCCTGGCAGCAAAACGAAACATAAGAGAACTTACGTACGTACTAACACGAGCAGTGAAAACAATTATAAACTCTGagaaaatatacaaatatataattcCCTCGTTCccactttaattttttatgatGGTAGTGTCCAGgccagcttgcgcgcacctcgactatTCCACCAAGTACCcgctacctcccaccaacacaGGTACCGAGTAACTTTGGCCACCAAAGATTGGTAGATGGTGAGAAACCACTTGTAAGATTTGAAACTGAAGAGGGATACAAATCCCTTGTTTCCCCAATGTATTCtttactaatttttatttttattttccatgCAGTTTGTTGTTTTAAGTTGGAAGCAGCAACTCAAAGAAATGCCTAGAAAATAGACTAGCCTCCTAaaacttcaagaacacccaaaataCGGCTAAGAATTCTACAATATCTCATTCATTCCTGTATAGTGTTGATACTGCCCTAGGAAAATTATCAATACCAAAGCTTTTGAGGATTGCTTAGTCAACAtaatgagaaaaagaaggacCCTATATAACACACATTCAACTCAGTAAATTCCACTTTTAGGAACACCTGTCAACATGCATTTTAGTGCAACCTGCGTAGATTTGTACAAGATAACCACATTACGCACGTTGACTGATGAAGCCACAACaaataaatgaaagaagaaTATCAGCAAGTAATTAGCCAAGTCAAATCCAAGTCAGCATGGTTGAATAAGCAAGTGAAGTATCCTTAAAATGCATGACAAGAACTCAAACTAGTTGGAAACAGAAACATAGCAATTTCAAAGGACCAACAATTTCTTCCTTCATTAAATTTCACAAGAAGGAACATCACTCTTTACATTAGACAAACCATTTTAACGGCTAGTAAAAACCAGGTATATCAGCAAACACATCAAACAATACAAATTCTTTTTGTGTTTACTTATTCTAATAAATAGACAGAGAAGAAATGGGCAAATAAGCACACCTTTGCAGCTTGGATATTCGCCCGCTGTACCTTGCCACCTTGCTCTCGCTTCATAGAATCCTCTGCTCAATAGAACCATTGTAAGAAAACAACGAAACTAAAACATTAACATAAAAGCTCAAAACCTTAGCAAACACTACATTCTCAGAGACCCTTTAGAGGCATCTTACATTCTTACTCAGCCCATGTCTAAAAAATCAATCTTGCACTAAAAGACCTAGCTTTTAGGAGGAGGACATAGGTCCTAGAAAATAAAGCATTGACAAGAAATCACAAAACCAGAGCAAACGCTACATCCTCAAAGACCCCTTGGAGGCATCTTATATTCTTACTCAACCCATGACTAAAAAATAAATCTTGCACTAAAAGACCTAGCTTTTAGGAGGACATT contains these protein-coding regions:
- the LOC132067991 gene encoding T-complex protein 1 subunit gamma, producing MHAPVVVMQDSMKREQGGKVQRANIQAAKAVADIIRTTLGPRSMLKMLLDASGGIVVTNDGNAILRELDLAHPAAKSMIELSRTQDEEVGDGTTSVIVLAGEMLHVAEAFIDKKYHPTVICRAYAKALEDAIAVLDKIAMTIDIENRETMLGLVKSCIGTKFTSQFGDLIADLSIDATRMVGVELGQGLREVDIKKYIKVEKIPGGQLEDSVVLKGVMMNKDIVAPGKMRRKIVNPRIILLDSPLEYKKGENQTNAELLREEDWTVLLKMEEEYIENMCAQILKFKPDVVITEKGLSDLACHYLSKAGVSAIRRLRKTDNNRIAKACGAVIVNRPDELQESDVGTGAGLFEVKKIGDEFFTFIVDCKDPKACTILLRGASKDLLNEVERNLQDAMSVARNIIKCPKLVPGGGATELTVSAMLKQKSSSVEGIEKWPYEAAAIAFEAIPRTLAQNCGVNVIRTMTALQGKHANGENAWIGIDGNTGEIADMKERKIWDAYAVKAQAFKTAIEAACLLLRIDDIVSGIKKKQAPGAGQGPSKPKIDEEGDADNDQLIPE